TAGTCCGTCAACTGGTCTCCAAAGTGCTCCTTCAGTTTTGTCGTAATGGTCTCGTTCGTCAGGGGCATAATATCTTTTATTGAATCCCGTAGCTTTCCATCAATTCCTTGTACCTGTCCGAGGTCCGGCGCCGGATCATTTCCCGGTTATGGACCAGGTCCTGTACTTTCATAAATCCATCCAGGATGGCCTCCGGCCGGGGCGGACAACCCGGCACATACACATCGACCGGGATGATCTGGTCGATACCCTGGAGCACGGAATAGGTATCGAATATCCCACCCGAGGACGCACAGGCCCCCACAGCGATCACCCAACGCGGTTCCGCCATTTGGAGGTATACCTGTTTAACCACCGGTCCCATTTTTTTGGCGATGGTCCCCATGACCATCAGCAGGTCGCACTGGCGGGGTGAGAACCCTACCCTTTCCGCACCAAAACGGGCAAAGTCGTAGGTGGCACCCATCGTCGCCATGAATTCGATCCCGCAACAACTGGTAGCAAACGGCAAGGGCCACATAGAGTTACTCCGGGCCAGACCCACTACCTTATCCAGTCGCGTGGCAAAAAAACCTTCACCGGAATAGCCCTCCGGGCCATCCTTTACCAGCTTTACATCTGCTTCCGCATGAACGTTAAATCGAACGGGGCGTGCCATGATACATGAATTTAGGGCGTACTCATTCTTCCCAATGCAGGGCGCCTTTTTTAATAATATAAATAAACCCTACCAGGAAGAAACCCACAAAAGCCAGGACAGCCGCAAACCCTTCCCATCCCAGGGACCGGAAGTTGACGGCGTAGGGATAAAAGAAGATCACTTCCACGTCGAACAACACAAACAGAATGGCTACCAGGAAGTATTTGATCGCCATCGGATGACGGGCGTCGCCTACCGATGCTATACCGCTCTCGAAATTCTTTAGCTTGTCAGCCGTCTTGCGCTTGGGGCCAAGGAGGTGGGTGCCGGCCATCATCAGGACAACGATACCGATGGCTACGAGCAATTGCAGGACGATGGGCAAGTAGTGGACGGCGCTGCTGGGGTCAGTAGAGACAACGACATTCCGGGCCTGCAGGAATAAGTCATCCATTTCAGTAGGATTAATTTTTGACAAAAATAAGACAGTAGCAGGGAAAAACCCAAAAAGAAAGGGCCCCCAAATGGGG
This region of Dinghuibacter silviterrae genomic DNA includes:
- a CDS encoding NADH-quinone oxidoreductase subunit B, translating into MARPVRFNVHAEADVKLVKDGPEGYSGEGFFATRLDKVVGLARSNSMWPLPFATSCCGIEFMATMGATYDFARFGAERVGFSPRQCDLLMVMGTIAKKMGPVVKQVYLQMAEPRWVIAVGACASSGGIFDTYSVLQGIDQIIPVDVYVPGCPPRPEAILDGFMKVQDLVHNREMIRRRTSDRYKELMESYGIQ
- a CDS encoding NADH-quinone oxidoreductase subunit A; translated protein: MDDLFLQARNVVVSTDPSSAVHYLPIVLQLLVAIGIVVLMMAGTHLLGPKRKTADKLKNFESGIASVGDARHPMAIKYFLVAILFVLFDVEVIFFYPYAVNFRSLGWEGFAAVLAFVGFFLVGFIYIIKKGALHWEE